The genomic interval TCTGGGCTGGAGCGCAGGCATAGGCTTGCGCCTGGCCTGGGAATACCTCATCCTTCGACTGGATATGGCCTATCGGTTACACGACCCGGCCCGTCCGATGGCCGGGTTGTTACCCGATGGGCTGCGTCGCCCCATGCTTCATTTTGGCATCGGCCACACCTTTTAACCTCTACAGAACCATGCAAGCCCTGCAACGCTTCTATCGGCGCCTGTTCCGCCTACAGGAAGACGCCCACACCCGTGAGTTGCTGCACGTATTACGCCACGTCTCCATCTTTCAGCACTTACCCCGGCGCGTCTTAAAGACGCTGCTCCCCTACCTGCATGTCCGTACCTATCGTCGTCATGAAGTGATCTACTTCGAAGGCGATCCCGGGCTGGGCCTGTATATCATTACACGAGGCACCGTGCGCCTGCTTATGGAAAACGAAAACGGTCAGTTTGAAGAGCTGGCCCGGTTAAGCGAATACGACACCTGCGGTCATCTGGCGCTGCTGGGAGAATTTCGTCGGCTGGAGACGGCACAGGCAGCCACCGAGGTTCAGGTCCTGGGCTTCTTCCGTCCGGACCTTAAGCTACTGCTCCGACGCCATCCCGCCGTTGGCGCCGCTGTGCTCCAGGCAGTAGCCCGCTACGTAGCCGCTCGACAAGTCGCGCTTATTGAATTGCTGGGCCAGAGCGCCGATCGTCGGCAGGCACTGATCTGGCTACAGGAGGCCGGTCGCCACGCCGAACATCGCCTGCCTTCCCTCCATGCAGAATGATAGCGACCGAACCCTTTCACCCTCTTGGTGGTTTGTTGAGCCCGACCGCGTTCCCACCCGAAACGGCTGTGCTGAAAAAAGGAGCTGAGCTGGAACTGATTGTCGAGAAATTTGCCGATCGCGGGAAATCGCTGACCCGCGTGGATGGGTACGTACTGTTCATCGACGGCGGCGTACCCGGCGACCGGGCCCGCGTACGCATCGTCCGGCGCAAGAAAAACTATGCGGAAGGCCGCCTTGTCGAACTGCTTGAACCAAGCCCGCTCCGCACCGAACCACGCTGCCGTTACTTTGGCACGTGCGGTGGCTGCAAATGGCAACACGTGCGCTATGAAGCACAACTCGAAGCCAAGCAACAGCGGGTCTACGAGGCGCTCGTCCACCATGGCGGCTTTGAGGACGTTGACGTTCGTCCTACCCTGCCCGCCCCTCGGCTGTACGGCTATCGCAACAAGATGGAGTTTTCCTTCAGCGCTGATCGCTGGCTGACCGCTGACGAGATCGCCAGCGGCCAACCACTCGAGCGCCATTTCGCTGTGGGTCTGCACGTGCCGGGCAACTTTTACAAAGTAATCGATCTGGAAGAATGCCACCTGCCTGAGCCGATCACGGTACACCTGCTCAATGAGCTGCGGGCGTTTTTCAAAACGCGTGGCTGGGAACCATGGGATATTCGAGAGCACCGGGGATACCTGCGCCACCTGGTCATCCGCACTGGCACACGCACCGGCGAAGTAATGGTGAACCTGGTCACCAGCCGTTACGACGAGGCACGCATGGCTGAGCTGGGCGCCTTTCTGCAGCAGTACTTTCCGGAAGTTACCACCCTGGTCAACACGATCAACACGCGGCCGGCCCAGGTGTCCTACGGGGAAGCTGTCTACACGATCTTCGGGCCGGGCGTTATCCACGACTGCATCGGGCCGTTTCGCTTTGAGATTGCGCCTGACGCCTTCTTCCAGACCAACACGGAGCAGGCCGAACGGCTTTATGAAGTGGCACGTGAGCTGGCGGCGCTGCGTCCGGACGACCTGGTGTATGACCTGTACTGCGGCACCGGAACAATCTCCATTTTTATGGCGCCGCATGTGCGACACGTCGTGGGAGTGGAGCTGGTAGCCTCGGCCGTAGAGAATGCCCGCGCCAACGCGGCCGCCAACGGCATCACGAACTGTACGTTCGTGGCCGGCGATCTGTTGAAGGTGCTCACGCCGACGTTTGTGCAAACGCACGGCCGCCCCGACGTGGTCATCGTCGATCCCCCACGCGGCGGTATGCATCCCCGGGTGGTTCGTCGCATCGGCCAGCTCCGTCCGGAGCGGTTCGTTTATGTGAGCTGCAATCCGCAAACGCAGGCGCGTGATCTGAAGCTGCTCCGCGAGCAATACCGAATCGAGGCCGTACAGCCCGTCGATCTGTTTCCGCATACCGACCATGTGGAATGCGTCGTTGCCCTGCGGGCCTGTTAACCTTTTCGAGCCATGACCCGAGGCATTGCCTTTGTTACCGGCGGAACCGGCTTTATCGGAAGCCACCTGGTCGAAGAGCTGCTACGCCGGGGCTACCGTGAAGTGCGTTGCCTGGTGCGCAGGGAGTTGCGCTGGCTGAAAGGGCTCGACATTGTACCTGTGCGCGGCGACTTCTCCCGGATCGAAGTGCTCTGGGAGGCCGTGCGCGATGCGGATGTGGTCTTTCACGTAGCAGGTGTGACGCGCGCCCGCGACTGGGCCACCTTCGAACGGGGCAACATCACGGCTACTCTCAACCTGCTGGGCGCTGTACTGGAGGCCAACCCGAACGTCCACAAGGTGCTCATCACCAGTAGCCTGGCAGCCGTAGGCTACTGCCCGGGCGGCGTGGCCACCGAGGCATCGCCCCTGCGTCCCATCAGTGCCTATGGCCGCAGTAAAGCTCTGATGGAACAGGCCCTGTGGGCCCCCCGTGCCGAAGGTCCTCCCTTTGCCGAACAGCTACCGATCGTGGTGGTGCGCCCACCGGCCGTCTACGGCCCTCGCGAAGCCGACATCTACACGTTCTTCCGAACCGTCAGCCGTGGCCTGTGCCCCATCGTCGGGAGCGGCCAACACCCGGAACTGAGCCTCGTGCACGTACGCGACCTGGTACGTGGCATGGTGGACGCCGCCGAGTCGGACGCCACCACCGGGCAAACCTACTTCATCGGTAGCGAACAGTTCTACTCCTGGCGCGAAATTCGAGACGCCGCGCTGCGTGCCCTGGGCCGCCGGGCCCTGACCGTCCACATTCCACCGTTTCTGGTGGAGCCCATCGGTGCGCTGGTAGAACTGGCCGGACGCCTGACCGGCACTTATCCCCCCCTCAACCGCGAAAAAGCCCGCGAAATCCGGCGCGCCTGCAAAATGTGCGCGGTGGACAAAGCCCGCCGCGACTTCGGCTACCGCCAGCAGATCGGCCTCGAAGAGGGCCTCCAGGAAACCATCACCTGGTACCGCCAGCAGGGCTGGCTGTAGCCCCTTGACATTGTTTTTTTGCTTAGCTTTGCAAAAAGCTGATCCCCTTTAACCAACTCCTTCCAGCCATGCGTGTACTTCGTCGCATCCTGTTTGCCGGCCTCGCTGCCATGGCCCTGCTGCTCTCAGGGGCCCAGTTTACCGGCCGCATCACCACACAAGCCGCCTGTGCCTCCGGAGGGACCTGTACCGATGCGGGGTGTATAGGCGGATGGATTCCGTGTTATATTCCGCCGGACGGAGGCCTCTGTCTGACCGAACGAACCAATCCCAGGTAATGGGAAGGGGACGTACGCTGCTGTTCAGATGGGTGGTATGGGCATACCTGGGGCGTGGCTTTTTGCCACTCCTCGGGTATGCCCAGGAGCCTATACCTCAAAAGCTTCTCTCCCGTACTTTTCGGGAGGGTGTTTTTCAGCAAATGGAACAGCTGGGTACAGATGAACTGTCGGAACTGCCATTCTATCAGGCCATCGCGCTCCAGGTGCTGCCTCAACGATTGAACGAAGTATATGTGCTCGATTTTGACGCTGCTGCCGTGCGTCTTATTCAGTTCAATCCGCCTCGTATCATTCGTACATTCGGCCTTGGCAAAGGTCAAGGACCTGGAGAGCTCGCTAATCCTACCGACTTTAAAGTAGACGACTCATTGCACATCTGGATATGCGATCTGGCAAATAGTCGAATTACTATTTTTGCCCCTGATGGTTCACTGAAGCGCACCCTCCCGGTACAACATCCTCCTCTACGCATTGCACTTCAACCTGAGCACTTCGTCGTCCATAGCATTCCCTCGATAAATGGGCAGTTATATCAATACACCCGAAATGGTCAGTTTGTACAATCTTTCGGCAAATTCTCAAATGATTTATTAAACGCAATGGCTTACATGGGATGGATTAATTCCGCAAAAGATGGTTATGTGTTTTTTGCAGGTTATTGGACAGGAATATTAGCAAAATTTAATCCTAATGGAACATGGATATTTTATCGAATGAATATCGATCAAACACCACCTCCACGTGTAAAAACGGACGAAAGGGGAGGCGCTTTGTTGACCGCAGGGCCCCTGTGACAACCTATACATTTAACGTATGGGGCAATTATTTGTATTTACACACAATAAAAGATAAAACCAATATCTTAGACGTATACGACACACAAAGTGGAGATTATCTGTTCTCCTATCGTATACCTGACCGCTTGACCCTGCCCTTCATGACAGACACCTTACTGTATGGCATTTACCAGGACACGCTCCTGACACGATGGCGTTGGATACCTGCGCGCCCTTGAAGGAACTACTCGTCTACCGCTGAAGCTTTCAGGGCAGGTTCAGGCAGGCCGTAGCCTACCACCAGCGCCATGACCAGCAGCGCCAGCGCGCCCAGCAGGGCAGTGCTCAGATAACCGAACTGCGCGTAAAGCCAGCCAGCAGCTACGCCACTGATCCCGATGCCGAGCTGTCCCAGCGCGATCGACAGGCTCATGAGCGAGCCGCGCTGCGCTCCCGGCACCAGTGCCGTCAAAAGCGACTGGAGCGGGCTCATCCGCATGCCCACCAAGGCCATCGCCAGGGCAAACATTCCGTAAATCACCGGACCGCTACGCATGAGCAGCGGAGCACCGGCCATCAGCACAGCCAGGCCGAGCGTGGCGCTTACAATGAGGGGCTTGCGTCCAACGCGATCCGAAAGCCATCCGGCCAGCGGACCGGCCACGACGTTCGCCAGCCCGCCGACCAGAAAAAGCAGGGCTATCTCCTGGGTACGGAATCCGCGCATGCGCTCCAGCCAGGTCGGCAGGTAGATCAGAAAAAGTCCGATGCTGAAAAACATCAGAAAATACACAAGCGGTGAACGTGATGTGGTTGGCTGCCGCAGCAATCCACGATAGCGCCGAAGCGCCTCGCATAGCGAAAGGGGTGCCTCGGAGCGCACACCGGGCGGCTGCGGCACATAGCGCCAGATCAGCATGGTAGCCAGCGCCATGGTCAGCCCGAACATCAAAAACGGCCAGCGGAAGTCGGCCCAGCCGGCCAGCAGCGTTCCGGTCGGAATGCCCACGATCTGCCCGAAAGCCACCCCGCTCATCACCCATCCGTTAGCCCAGCCACGCCGCTCGTACGGAAAGTAGTCTCCCACGTAACTGACAGCCGCGCCGCTGAGCAGGCCGCCGGCCATGCCAGCCATTGCCCGCACAACAAGCAGGGCACCGTAGCTGGAGGCCAAGCCATGTAGTAGCAGGGCACCTGTCATGGCACCGCTTCCAACCAGCAGCATCAGTCGCCGTCCCAGCCGATCCGAAACAGGCCCCGCTACCAGCGCCATCACGCTGAGCATTACCGCATAAGCCGTAATCAAGCTACCCTGCGCGACTTCCCCAATACCCAGCGTGGCACCAATGCGCGGCAGGATGGGCACCATAATGATTACCTGACTGCTGGCCGAAAGAACCATCAGCCAGAGCGCCAGCAGGATGCGCCATTCCGACCGAAGCGCCATGCCGTACAAGCCAACGTTTGCTGGCCCAACCGCACCCCCAACCCTTTGTTTCGACAGCTGTGAAAGCTTCGGTGCTATCGAGGAAAAACAAGACTGTTCAACAGATTCACCCTTTCAAAAGAACACGTACACCATTAACAATTCGCTAACGGTGCGATAATCACCAGATAACAGGCCACAGCTACTTTGGCAGGCGATCTCAGCAAGGGCATCGTGCCTGCCGCGTATGAAACACCTGCTGCTATGGACTTTTCTGCTGCCGACAGTCTGTCTGGCTCAGGTCCAGACAGGACGCGTTGTAGGAAGGGTGGTCGATGCTGAAACGGGCGAGCCGCTTATCGGCGTGAACGTGCTTGTGATAGCAAAGGGCACCGGCGCTGCCACCGACCTGGAGGGTCGCTATGAAATTGTCAATCTCGCTCCGGGCACCTATACGCTGCGCTTCTCCTACGTGGGCTATGTAAACCAGATCGTCCAGGGCGTTGTGGTGCGTCCCGGGAAAACAACCCGTCTTGACCTCAGCCTCGTTCCGGAATCGGTAGGCCTCGAAGCGGTGGTAGTCGAAGCGCGTCTGCTGCGTAACACCGAAGCGGCCCTGCTGGCCGAACGGCAGAAGGCAGCCGCTGTGAGCGACGCGATCAGCGCCGAAAGGATCAGCCGCACCGGCAGTAACAATGCAGCTGATGCCCTGGAAAAGGTAACAGGCGCTTCGGTGCTCGACGGCAGGTATGTCTACGTGCGTGGCCTGGGCGAACGCTACATGAATGCCCGGCTCAACGGACTGGACCTTCCCAGCGCTGACCCTGACCGCAAGGCGGTACCCTTCGACCTGTTTCCCGCTTCCCTGCTGGACCATATTGTGACCGTCAAAACGTTCACACCCGATCAGCCAGGCAGCTTCACCGGTGGCAGCGTTAACCTGAGCACGCGAGCCTTTCCTGAGGCCTTATCCATCAGCTTTTCTACCTCAATCACCTATCGTCCTCAGATGGTCGGCTTTGGCAATCCGATCCCGGCCGTACCCGGAGCCAATCCAGGCACCTGGGGCCTTCGCGCTGATCGCCTCGACGTGCCTTCGCTTTTGAAAACGTACCGATTCGAACGCATTCCCTCACTCAGCCAGGCTATCCTGAATGCCGAAAAAGCTCGGCTACTGGACCAGCTCTCACGGGCCCTTGCGCCCGAGATGACGCCCGTTTATCGGCCGGCTCCGCTTAACCGGAGCTATACGCTCTCGGCAGGCAATCGCTTCGAGCTGGGCGGCGACCGGCTGCTGGGGGTTGTAGCCAGCTTTAGCTACCGACGACAAGCTACGGCCTATGACGACGGCATCTGGGCCCGTTATCGGCTAACCGGACGCGATGAAGCGGTTCTTTCCGAAGATAACTATCTGCGCACCCTTTCAGGCACCGATGAGGTCATCTGGGGCAGCCTGATCCACGCCTCGCTTCGCTTGCATCGACACCATGAACTGGGCCTTAGCCTCATCCAGAACCACAGTGCTGAAAGCACCGCCCGCTATCAATGGGGGCGCTTTTTATCCCAGTTCCGCCCCGAAGATATCTACGAAACGCGCTCGCTCATCTACATCGAGCGTGACCTGCGCACCTATCAGGTCCGCGGCAAGCATGTCCTGGGCAGCCCATTTCAGTCCGCCATATTGCGTTGGGACTTCGCCACTACCCGCACCTGGCAGAATGAGCCCGACCGCCGCTTCTTCACAGATCATTACCGTCTCCGTCCTCGCAACGATGGCACGGTTGATACCCTCTACATCATCCGGGCCACCACCCCCCCTCAGCGCTATTTTCGCTACCTGGAGGAATCCAACCAGGTAGGCAATCTGGCACTGGAAGTGCCCTTTGCGACCAACTTTCGCCTCAAAGTGGGGGGCTACCTGGAGCACAAAACCCGCACCTATCGTGAGCGCAAATTCGTACTGCGCCAGCATCGAGGCCTTCGCTACGACGGCGACCCGGCCACCTACTTTAGCCCGAATAATCTGGGCATCATTCAGGAGCGCGATCTAAATGGCGATGGCTCCCCCGATCTGTTCACCTTCGGTCTTTATCTGCAGGAAGACACACAGCCTTCGTCCAATTACGACGGGAGTCAGCACATAGGGGCAGGCTTTGCCATGATCGATTGGATGCCTGTGCGCCGGTTGCGTGTCATCACGGGTCTGCGTTACGAGACCACCGACATCGAGGTGGTCAGTCACGACACCACGAAGGATGTCGGCCGCCTGCAGCATGCCGACTGGCTCCCGGCTGCCACCTTCATTTATCAACTGGCCAACAACATGAACCTGCGTCTGGCGTACGGTCGCACGCTGGCCCGACCGGTCTTTCGGGAGCTGGCGCCCTACTCGACCTTCGAGTATGTAGGCGGCTATCTGCTCACGGGCAATCCCAACCTGCGCCGCACGCTTGTGGACAATTTCGACCTGCGCTGGGAATGGTTCATCCGTCCCGGTGAGTTACTGGCCGCCAGCCTTTTCTTCAAGTACTTCGACGATCCGATTGAGGTTGTCTATCAACCTTTTGCCCCCAACGATAGCCCCGAGGTGCAGTATCGCAATGTGGAAGATGCCACCCTCTACGGGTTAGAGCTGGAGGTGCGCAAGCGGTTGGACTTTCTAAGCAGGACCCTGCGCCACTTTGAATTTAGCGCCAACGTGACGCTGGTGCACTCGACAGTACGGGTACCTGCCGAGGAGTTGCAATCGATTCGGGAGTTGCGGCCTAACGCTCCGGCCACACGCTCGCTACAGGGCCAGTCGCCTTACCTCCTCAACGCCGACCTGAGCTACGTGCACGAGCAACGCGGAACGGCCGTGAGCCTTTACTACAACGTGTTTGGTCCGCGCCTGAAGGAAGTCGGGTTGGGCGGTACACCCGACACCTACGAGCAGCCACGTCACACGTTGGATCTAAATATTAGTCAGCGGCTGCTAACCAACCTGTCGCTCAACGTATCGGCGAAGAACCTGCTGAACGCTCGCTACCGGGTCGCTCATTTCTACAGAGGGCGAGAGTATGTAACACGCGATTATGGAAGCGGGCGATCGTTTTCCGTTGGGCTACGCTTTCAATACTGAGCGAAAACAATCCCTGAAGATAGCGAAGCGGCGGCCTTCGGGCCGCCGCTTCGCATAAGCACTCGCCGTTAACAAACCATAAACCCAACGTAATCTCACTATGAAGCCACGTTTTACCACGCTGGTGTTTCTGCTGATGTGGCCTCTCCTGAGCCACGCGCAGCCTGTGGTGATCGTCACCGATGCCGACATCGGTCCGGGCGATCAGGTCACCTGGACCAGCGATAACATCTATGTGCTGGACGGCTTTGTCTTCGTCGAAGAAGGGGCCACGCTTACCATTGAGCCCGGCACCATCATCAAGGGAAAACCCGGTACCGGCGAAAACGCCTCAGCCCTCATTATCACACGCGGCGCACGCATCTATGCTGAGGGGACCCCTGATCGTCCTATCATCTTTACCGCCGAAGCTGACCCGCTCGACGGTAGCTTCGACGCTTCCATCCGCGGCCAATGGGGCGGTCTGATTCTCCTCGGACGCGCCCGCACCAACCTGGCTAATGGCGAAGCCAACATCGAGGGCATTCCTTCCACTGAAACCCGTGCCCGCTATGGATGCGTGCCGCACAATACGACACCTACCACCGTCGACGACTGCGATGACAACGACAATTCCGGGGTGCTCCGCTACGTCTCCATTCGCCATGGCGGCTCCAACATTGGTGCCGACAATGAAATCAATGGGTTGACGCTCGGCGCTGTCGGCCGCGGCACCACCATTGAATACGTTGAAGTCTTTGCGAACGAAGACGACGGCTTTGAATTCTTCGGCGGTACCGTCAACACCCGCTATCTGGTAGCCGCCTTTTGTGGCGACGACGCCTTCGACTACGACGAAGGATTCCGTGGCAAAGGGCAGTTCTGGTTCGCTATCATGTCGTCCGACGTAGGCAACCGGGCTGGTGAGCACGATGGTGGTCGCGATCCCGAAGACGGACAGCCCTTCGCCATCCCCCTCATCTACAACGCCACCTACATCGGGGCAGGCGCCAGCTCCGGCAACGCCGACAACGATACCTTCGTCTTCCGCGACAACGCAGGCGGTAAATACTTCAATTCCATCTTTACCGACTTCGGTAACATCGGCATTGAGGTGGAAGATGTAGCCAACGTCAACGTCGATAGTCGTCAGCGCCTCGAACAGGGGGATCTGGTGCTGGCCAACAATATCTGGTGGGGTTTCGGTGCCGGCAACAACCTGGCCGATTTTGCACCACAGGACTTTGTACAGCAACACCTGCAGGCCAACCACAACGTCGTCGAAGATCCCATGCTACGCAGCATCAGCCGCATACCTGATGGCGGTCTGGATCCACGGCCGCGTCCGGGCTCCCCGGCCCTGACGCTTCCCCGAGCCCCCTACCCCGAAAATGATACTTTCTTCACGCCCGTAGCCTATATCGGCGCCTTTGGCCCCGACACCCTCTGGATCAAAGGCTGGACGAAACTTGCGCAACTGGGCATTCTGACGGGCCTGACGCCCCCTACCCGAACACGCCCGACTACCATCATCCTGGGGGCTGGATACCCCAACCCCTTTCGCTCCAAGACAACCCTGACCCTTGTGTTGCATCAAACGCAACCTGTGCGCCTGGCCGTTTACGATCTGCTGGGACGTGAAGTCGCGCGCCTTGTCGAGGGCGTCCGCCCATCTGGCACCTACCGGTTTACCTTCGACGGCACCCACCTGGCAGCCGGCACCTATCTGGTCCGCCTTGAAACTCCATCGGGCGTACAGGTTCGAACGCTGACGCGCCTACCCTGACGCTCAACACGCTTGAGCCAGGAAGGAGGCATGTGTCCACCCCCTTCCTGGCTTTTTGCGAACTCCCCTTCGCAGACAGCCTGCGTAACGGTCATCGGCGCAAGCTTCTTCGGCATGCTCCGCAGCGTTCCTGAAGTGCTCCGCCCGCCTTTCGTTGCCGCATAACCCGAATCCTCCATAAAATGCAATCCCCCCGCTGGTTGCGGCCCGTCGCCCCATTGCGTAAGCCCAGGCCCGCCGGTATCTTTGGCGTTGCGTATCTGCATGGAGAACGCTGCACGCTATGCGCAAATATCGGTGGGTTCGCCGGCCGCTGGCCGATCCGGACGCCGTGGCCACGTTAATGGCGGCGGCGCGTTATCTTCCTGAACCGCTGGCCCGTGTGCTGGTGGCGCGCGGTATTACGACGGTGGAGGCTGCCCGTGCGTTCTTTCGTCCACGCCTGGATCAGTTGCACGATCCCTTCCTGATGGCCGACATGGAGGCGGCCGCCCGTCGCCTGGCCCGGGCGATTGAACACCGGGAGCATGTGTTGGTCTATGGTGACTACGACGTGGACGGCACCACAGCTACGGCGCTCATGACCTCGTTTCTAAAAGCGCGTGGCGTGCCCGTCCGCTTCTTTGTACCCCATCGCTTCCGGCATGGCTACGGCCTTACCCGGAAAGCGCTTGAAGAAGCCCTGGAGGCCGGCACCCGGTTGTTAATCGCGCTGGACTGCGGCATCACGGCCGCCGAAGAAGCTGCCTATGCCCGCACACGAGGCGTCGATCTGATCATCTGTGATCACCATACGGCCGGCGCGTCCTTGCCAGAAGCCGTGGCGGTGCTCGATCCCAAACGCCCGGACTGCCCTTATCCGTTTCCCGAACTTTCGGGCTGTGCGGTAGCTTTCAAGCTGGTACAGGCAACGCTCCAGGTACTGGGCGAATCGCCTGAATCGGCCTATACCTATCTCGACCTGGTGGCCCTCTCGACGGCAGCCGACATCGTGCCGTTGACCGGCGAAAACCGCGTGCTCATGGCCGAAGGACTGCGCTATCTGCGCCAGAGTCCCCGTCCGGGCCTGCAGCAACTGGCCACTCGGGCCCGATGGCCGCTGGAGCAGCTCACCATGCATGGCATCGTGTTTGGGCTGGCTCCACGTATCAACGCAGCCGGACGCCTGGGCGACGCCAACCGGGCCGTGGCCCTGCTGCTGGCCGAAGACCCGACCGTGGCCGAAGCCCTGGCAGCCGAACTGGACATGGCCAACCGCGAACGCCAGCAACTTGACCGTCAGACGCTCGAAGAAGCGATCGCCCAGGCTGAACGCCAGATCTCGGCCCGTGACGACCGCTATGCCCTGGTGCTCTACCGCCCTGACTGGCACCTGGGCGTCATCGGAATCGTAGCCAGCCGAATCGTCGAACGCTTTTACCGCCCCACAATCCTGCTCTGCGCCGTCGATTCCATTCTTAAAGGTTCAGCCCGCTCAATCGCCGGTGTCAACATCTACGACGCTCTCCGCGACTGCGAAGACCTACTACTGCAATTCGGCGGGCATACGTATGCGGCCGGGCTGGCCCTGGAAGAAGCCCGACTCGAAGCCTTCCGCGAACGCTTCAACGAAGCCGTAAGCGCCCGACTGACCCCTGAACTACTGATTCCCCGCCTGGAAATCGATGCGCTGCTTGATCTGCACATGCTTGACGCGCGCTTCTGGCGTCTGCTCCAGCGTTTCGGACCGCACGGCCCTGAAAACGAAGAACCTCTGTTTATGGCCCGCGATCTGGAAGTGGTGAACGAACCCCAACTGGTAGGCAGTGAGGGCAAACACCTGAAGTTTTTCGTGCGCCAGCGCGCCCACCCCGATGATCCCCCCTGCGAGGTCATTGGCTTCGGGCTACAACGACTCCTGCCGATTGTACAGCACAGCCGCCGCACCGGCCAACCGCTTGCGCTGGCTTTTACACTCCAGGAAAACTCCTGGCAGGGACAGACCCGCCTCCAGCTCCGACTACGCGATCTGAAACTGCAACGCGTCGAAGCTCCGGCCAACAAAATTTCTTGAAGAGGAAACCCTGACAACGACAGGCGTTGCATTTTCGCGTAGAAACATTTAGACTATGTCTAAGCAAAAGTCATCGGCCGGAGGTTGAAAGCCATGCGGAGTGATGCGGCCCCGCTGACCTGTTTCCAGAAAGGGCAACATGTGCAGATCGAATGGCTGGCCCTGGAGGAGGAGCATGCGCAACGGCTTCGAGAGCTGGGCGTGCGCGAAGGCTGCCGGGTCTGCGTCATGCTCAACGCCGACAAATGCATCCTCGGGATCGGTGCCTGTCGGCTGGCCCTGCAACGTGAAGTAGCCATGCGGCTGTTTGCTGTGCCTGCCTGAGCGATGATAACCCTGCGCGATCTCCGGCCGGGCGAACGGGGCCGTGTGACAGGTTACGTCAGCGACCGCCTCCCTCCCCGCATCTTTGAAATGGGTCTGTTGCCCGGTACTGAAATCGAAGTGGTCCGGCTGGCCCCTCTGGGTGACCCTATTGATCTAAAAGTCCGTGGCTTTCACCTCTCCATTCGTAAGCAGGATGCGGAGTTGATCCAGGTGGAACGGCTATGAGTGGAAGCTGCCACGAGCCAACTGCTGCGCTTGAAACACTCCGAGCGCCAGTCATTGTCCAGCGCATCGCGTTGGCCGGCAATCCCAACGTGGGCAAAACCACGTTATTCAATCTACTGACGGGACTGCGCCAGAAGGTGGCGAATTATCCGGGCGTAACGGTCGAACGCAAAAGCGGCCGGCTGGTCGGGCATGAAAGCATTGAGGTGATCGACCTACCGGGCACCTATAGCCTGAATCCTCGCTCCATTGATGAACGCGTCGCCTACGACGTGCTGGTCGGGCGTATGCCGGGCGAGCCGGCCCCCGACATCGTCGTGTGCGTGGTCGATGC from Rhodothermus sp. carries:
- a CDS encoding ferrous iron transport protein A, which produces MITLRDLRPGERGRVTGYVSDRLPPRIFEMGLLPGTEIEVVRLAPLGDPIDLKVRGFHLSIRKQDAELIQVERL
- a CDS encoding FeoA family protein; the encoded protein is MRSDAAPLTCFQKGQHVQIEWLALEEEHAQRLRELGVREGCRVCVMLNADKCILGIGACRLALQREVAMRLFAVPA
- a CDS encoding T9SS type A sorting domain-containing protein codes for the protein MKPRFTTLVFLLMWPLLSHAQPVVIVTDADIGPGDQVTWTSDNIYVLDGFVFVEEGATLTIEPGTIIKGKPGTGENASALIITRGARIYAEGTPDRPIIFTAEADPLDGSFDASIRGQWGGLILLGRARTNLANGEANIEGIPSTETRARYGCVPHNTTPTTVDDCDDNDNSGVLRYVSIRHGGSNIGADNEINGLTLGAVGRGTTIEYVEVFANEDDGFEFFGGTVNTRYLVAAFCGDDAFDYDEGFRGKGQFWFAIMSSDVGNRAGEHDGGRDPEDGQPFAIPLIYNATYIGAGASSGNADNDTFVFRDNAGGKYFNSIFTDFGNIGIEVEDVANVNVDSRQRLEQGDLVLANNIWWGFGAGNNLADFAPQDFVQQHLQANHNVVEDPMLRSISRIPDGGLDPRPRPGSPALTLPRAPYPENDTFFTPVAYIGAFGPDTLWIKGWTKLAQLGILTGLTPPTRTRPTTIILGAGYPNPFRSKTTLTLVLHQTQPVRLAVYDLLGREVARLVEGVRPSGTYRFTFDGTHLAAGTYLVRLETPSGVQVRTLTRLP
- the recJ gene encoding single-stranded-DNA-specific exonuclease RecJ, translated to MRKYRWVRRPLADPDAVATLMAAARYLPEPLARVLVARGITTVEAARAFFRPRLDQLHDPFLMADMEAAARRLARAIEHREHVLVYGDYDVDGTTATALMTSFLKARGVPVRFFVPHRFRHGYGLTRKALEEALEAGTRLLIALDCGITAAEEAAYARTRGVDLIICDHHTAGASLPEAVAVLDPKRPDCPYPFPELSGCAVAFKLVQATLQVLGESPESAYTYLDLVALSTAADIVPLTGENRVLMAEGLRYLRQSPRPGLQQLATRARWPLEQLTMHGIVFGLAPRINAAGRLGDANRAVALLLAEDPTVAEALAAELDMANRERQQLDRQTLEEAIAQAERQISARDDRYALVLYRPDWHLGVIGIVASRIVERFYRPTILLCAVDSILKGSARSIAGVNIYDALRDCEDLLLQFGGHTYAAGLALEEARLEAFRERFNEAVSARLTPELLIPRLEIDALLDLHMLDARFWRLLQRFGPHGPENEEPLFMARDLEVVNEPQLVGSEGKHLKFFVRQRAHPDDPPCEVIGFGLQRLLPIVQHSRRTGQPLALAFTLQENSWQGQTRLQLRLRDLKLQRVEAPANKIS
- a CDS encoding TonB-dependent receptor produces the protein MKHLLLWTFLLPTVCLAQVQTGRVVGRVVDAETGEPLIGVNVLVIAKGTGAATDLEGRYEIVNLAPGTYTLRFSYVGYVNQIVQGVVVRPGKTTRLDLSLVPESVGLEAVVVEARLLRNTEAALLAERQKAAAVSDAISAERISRTGSNNAADALEKVTGASVLDGRYVYVRGLGERYMNARLNGLDLPSADPDRKAVPFDLFPASLLDHIVTVKTFTPDQPGSFTGGSVNLSTRAFPEALSISFSTSITYRPQMVGFGNPIPAVPGANPGTWGLRADRLDVPSLLKTYRFERIPSLSQAILNAEKARLLDQLSRALAPEMTPVYRPAPLNRSYTLSAGNRFELGGDRLLGVVASFSYRRQATAYDDGIWARYRLTGRDEAVLSEDNYLRTLSGTDEVIWGSLIHASLRLHRHHELGLSLIQNHSAESTARYQWGRFLSQFRPEDIYETRSLIYIERDLRTYQVRGKHVLGSPFQSAILRWDFATTRTWQNEPDRRFFTDHYRLRPRNDGTVDTLYIIRATTPPQRYFRYLEESNQVGNLALEVPFATNFRLKVGGYLEHKTRTYRERKFVLRQHRGLRYDGDPATYFSPNNLGIIQERDLNGDGSPDLFTFGLYLQEDTQPSSNYDGSQHIGAGFAMIDWMPVRRLRVITGLRYETTDIEVVSHDTTKDVGRLQHADWLPAATFIYQLANNMNLRLAYGRTLARPVFRELAPYSTFEYVGGYLLTGNPNLRRTLVDNFDLRWEWFIRPGELLAASLFFKYFDDPIEVVYQPFAPNDSPEVQYRNVEDATLYGLELEVRKRLDFLSRTLRHFEFSANVTLVHSTVRVPAEELQSIRELRPNAPATRSLQGQSPYLLNADLSYVHEQRGTAVSLYYNVFGPRLKEVGLGGTPDTYEQPRHTLDLNISQRLLTNLSLNVSAKNLLNARYRVAHFYRGREYVTRDYGSGRSFSVGLRFQY